CGTTATCCTAAGATCCAGTTTGCCTTATCCACCGGGCCTTCCGGCACCATGCTGGAGGGCGTACTGGAGGGCAAACTGAATGCCGCCTTTGTGGATGGCCCCATTAACCACCCCGGTCTTGAAGGGATGCCTGTCTACCGTGAAGAGATGATGATCGTCACCCCGTGCGGTCACCGCGCTGTGCACCGTGCGAGTGATGTTAACGGAAGTAATATTTACGCTTTTCGCGCGAACTGCTCTTACCGTCGCCATTTTGAAAGCTGGTTTCATGCCGATCGCGCCACACCGGGTACGATTCATGAAATGGAGTCCTATCATGGAATGCTGGCATGCGTTATTGCCGGTGCGGGCATCGCGTTGATTCCTCGCACGATGTTAGAAAGTATGCCCGGACATCATCAGGTCGACGCCTGGCCGTTAACCGAGGAGTGGCGCTGGCTGAATACCTGGCTGGTTTGGCGACGCGGCGCAATGACCCGACAACTTGAAGCCTTTATGGAACTGCTGCCACCTCAAACGCGGGTATAGCATCGCCTTATGCGCGTGCGCGCCGCACAGAGAGCAAGTCAATTTGTGACAACGTCACCACCAGCAATGCGAACACGGAGCGTTCAGAAGTGGTGTCACTTTTTTAGCGACTAAAAAACGTGACATTAATCACAAAGTGATTGTGTTTTCGCCAGAAAACGTTTTAAGATCCTGACCTAACCCTTTCGCAATAAGCCCCATTACTTTTTATGTCAACACGCATTGTTTCCCGTAAAGTCGCGTGGCTACGGGTCGTTACGCTTGCTATTGCGGCTTTTATCTTCAATACCACCGAGTTTGTCCCCGTCGGCTTACTCTCTGATATTGCGCAAAGCTTCCACATGCAGACTGCACAGGTCGGTATTATGCTGACTATCTACGCCTGGGTTGTGGCGCTGATGTCGCTTCCCTTTATGCTACTGACAAGCCAGGTGGAACGACGCAAACTGCTGATCTGTTTGTTTGTGCTGTTTATTGCCAGCCATGTGCTGTCATTTCTGGCGTGGAATTTTACCGTTCTGCTCATCAGCCGTATCGGCATCGCCTTTGCGCATGCGATTTTCTGGTCGATCACAGCCTCGCTCGCCATCCGCCTGGCCCCTGCCGGTAAACGCGCACAGGCGTTGAGCCTGATAGCCACCGGAACCGCACTGGCAATGGTGCTCGGAATTCCCATCGGTCGCATTGTCGGGCAATACTTTGGCTGGCGTACCACTTTCCTGGCTATCGGCATGGGAGCGCTGGTCACGCTTGTGTGTCTGTTCAAGCTCCTGCCCACCTTGCCCAGCGAACATTCCGGTTCGCTGAAAAGCCTGCCGCTACTGTTTCGCCGCCCTGCGTTGATGAGTCTTTATCTGTTGACGGTGATTGTGGTGACCGCCCATTACACGGCATACAGCTATATCGAGCCGTTTGTGCAAACCGTGGCCGGGTTGAGCGCCAACTTTGCCACTGTGCTGTTGCTCATTCTCGGCGGTGCCGGGATCGTCGGCAGCGTGGTTTTTGGTAAGTTGGGCAATCGGCATGCCTCCGCGCTAATCACCCTTGCCATTGTCCTGCTGGTGGGGTGCCTGCTCCTCCTGCGCCCCTCCGCCGACAGCGAAACACACCTGGCGATATTGAGCATCTTCTGGGGGGTAGCCATTATGGTTATCGGTCTGGGTATGCAGGTGAAAGTACTGGCGCTGGCGCCGGATGCGACCGATGTCGCGATGGCGTTATTCTCCGGCATCTTTAATATCGGGATTGGTGCAGGCGCGCTGGTGGGTAATCAGGTGAGTTTACACTGGTCGATGTCTGCCATCGGCTATGTCGGCGCCGTTCCGGCGGTTATCGCGTTAGTCTGGTCAGTGATTATTTTTCGCCGCTGGCCTGTCTCGCTGGAGGAGCAGCCGCAACCGCAGTGAAAAGACAGAAAAGGCCCGACATTTTCGCGTCGGGCCTTAGGTTTTAGTGGTAGGTTTTAATAATTTCCAGAATACCGTTAATGATAAACTGTACGCCCATACAGACCAGCAGGAAGCCCATCAAGCGCGAAATTGCCTCAATTCCCCCTTTGCCGACCAGACGCATAATCGCCCCGGAACTGCGCAGGCTGCCCCACAGAATGACCCCCACAATCGCAAAGATCAGCGGCGGCGCGACAGCAATAACCCAGCCAGGAAAATCGGAGCCATCACGCACGGTTGAGGCAGAACTGATGATCATGGCAATCGTACCCGGCCCCGCCGTACTTGGCATTGCCAGTGGCACGAACGCAATATTGGCCGACGGTTCGTCTTCCATCTCTTCGGATTTGCTTTTTGCTTCCGGCGACTCGTGCGCTTTCTGCTGTGGAAACAGCATTCTGAAGCCGATAAAGGCGACAATTAATCCCCCGGCAATCCGCAGCCCCGGGATCGAAATGCCAAACGTATTCATGACTAACTGACCGGCGTAATACGCCACCATCATGATCGCGAACACGTAAATCGACGCCATCAGCGACTGACGGTTACGCTCTACGCTGTTCATGTTGCCAGCAAGCCCGAGGAACAGCGCCACGGTAGTCAGTGGGTTGGCGAGCGGCAGCAGAACCACCAGACCCAGCCCTATCGCTTTAAACAATTCTATCATGGGTAATCTCTTCTCCAGTCGCTCTTCAGTTAGCGGCAAGTATAAGTTCAAATGAGCGCTGACCGCTATTTCAGCGATGTAAGCATTCATTTTCCCATCACATCTATAATCTGTAATTATCATTAAGTTATTAAAAGCTAAACCATCAGCCTAATGAACCGTTTTAGCAAATTGTGTCATCACAGTATTCATTCATTTGACTTATACTTGCCTGGGCAATAGTATCTGCCGTGACTAACTACTTGCCGGGGCAACCATCGTGAAAAGCACCAGTGACCTTTTCAATGAAATCATTCCACTTGGCCGCTTGATCTACATGGTAAATCAGAAAAAAGATCGTTTGCTAAACGACTATCTGTCACCGCTGGATATCACCGCCTCGCAGTTTAAGGTGCTGTGTTCCATCCGCTGCGCGGTGTGCATTACCCCGGTTGAGCTTAAGAAAGTGCTGTCTGTTGATCTTGGCGCATTGACGCGCATGCTTGACCGCCTGGTCTGTAAAGGCTGGATCGAAAGACTCCCAAATCCCAACGATAAACGCGGCGTGCTGGTGAAACTCACCGAACACGGCGCGGCAATTTGTGAGCAATGTCATCAATTAGTAGGACAAGACCTGCACCAGGAACTAACAAAAAACTTAACGGCGGATGAAGTGGCAACACTTGAGTATTTACTCAAGAAAATCCTGCCGTAAACAGAAAGAGGTAAGACGATGTCCAGACGCAACACTGACGCTATCACTATTCATAGCATTTTGGACTGGATCGAAGATAACCTGGAGTCGCCGCTCTCACTGGAAAAGGTGTCAGAGCGCTCAGGTTACTCCAAATGGCACCTGCAACGGATGTTTAAAAAAGAAACCGGCCATTCATTAGGTCAATACATCCGCAGTCGCAAAATGACTGAGATAGCCCAGAAATTAAAAGAAAGTAACGAGCCGATTTTGTACCTGGCAGAGCGTTACGGCTTTGAGTCACAGCAAACGCTGACCCGGACGTTTAAAAACTATTTTGATGTGCCGCCGCATAAGTTCCGCATCACCAATATGCACGGCGAATCCCGGTATTTGCTGCCGCTCAATCAGTGTCACTGCTAATCGCCTGTTAACGACGTAATCGAGGAAATCATGAAATTTTTGTCTTCTGCAATGCTGGCTCTGCTGCTTGTCGTCTCCGGCCAGAGTGTTGCGGAGCAAACTGCCCAGCCCACAACACAAACGAATCGCGATGTGATGGTCATACCCACTGCGCACGATCAATCCCCTTTCGATTTCAATCACATGGGGGCAGGCAGCGATAAGTCCGACGAGTTAGGCGTACCCTATTACAATCGGTATGACCTCTAATTCGTTTTGCCCCGTCACTGCGGGGCTTTTTTTACCCTCTCGCCTGCGCCGGTTTGCGTAAACGAAAACCGAACACATTGATATACAGCCCCGCCATAATCAGCACTGCGCCCAATAATTGCAGCCCGGTTAACGTTTCATCCAACAGCACGGCG
This Citrobacter enshiensis DNA region includes the following protein-coding sequences:
- the ptrR gene encoding putrescine utilization regulator PtrR, producing the protein MDLTQLEMFNAVAQTGSITQAAAKVHRVPSNLTTRIRQLEADLGVDLFIRENQRLRLSPAGHNFLRYSQQILALVDEARMVVAGDEPQGLFSLGALESTAAVRIPATLAEYNQRYPKIQFALSTGPSGTMLEGVLEGKLNAAFVDGPINHPGLEGMPVYREEMMIVTPCGHRAVHRASDVNGSNIYAFRANCSYRRHFESWFHADRATPGTIHEMESYHGMLACVIAGAGIALIPRTMLESMPGHHQVDAWPLTEEWRWLNTWLVWRRGAMTRQLEAFMELLPPQTRV
- a CDS encoding sugar transporter, which translates into the protein MSTRIVSRKVAWLRVVTLAIAAFIFNTTEFVPVGLLSDIAQSFHMQTAQVGIMLTIYAWVVALMSLPFMLLTSQVERRKLLICLFVLFIASHVLSFLAWNFTVLLISRIGIAFAHAIFWSITASLAIRLAPAGKRAQALSLIATGTALAMVLGIPIGRIVGQYFGWRTTFLAIGMGALVTLVCLFKLLPTLPSEHSGSLKSLPLLFRRPALMSLYLLTVIVVTAHYTAYSYIEPFVQTVAGLSANFATVLLLILGGAGIVGSVVFGKLGNRHASALITLAIVLLVGCLLLLRPSADSETHLAILSIFWGVAIMVIGLGMQVKVLALAPDATDVAMALFSGIFNIGIGAGALVGNQVSLHWSMSAIGYVGAVPAVIALVWSVIIFRRWPVSLEEQPQPQ
- a CDS encoding MarC family NAAT transporter; the encoded protein is MIELFKAIGLGLVVLLPLANPLTTVALFLGLAGNMNSVERNRQSLMASIYVFAIMMVAYYAGQLVMNTFGISIPGLRIAGGLIVAFIGFRMLFPQQKAHESPEAKSKSEEMEDEPSANIAFVPLAMPSTAGPGTIAMIISSASTVRDGSDFPGWVIAVAPPLIFAIVGVILWGSLRSSGAIMRLVGKGGIEAISRLMGFLLVCMGVQFIINGILEIIKTYH
- the marR gene encoding multiple antibiotic resistance transcriptional regulator MarR codes for the protein MKSTSDLFNEIIPLGRLIYMVNQKKDRLLNDYLSPLDITASQFKVLCSIRCAVCITPVELKKVLSVDLGALTRMLDRLVCKGWIERLPNPNDKRGVLVKLTEHGAAICEQCHQLVGQDLHQELTKNLTADEVATLEYLLKKILP
- the marA gene encoding MDR efflux pump AcrAB transcriptional activator MarA; the protein is MSRRNTDAITIHSILDWIEDNLESPLSLEKVSERSGYSKWHLQRMFKKETGHSLGQYIRSRKMTEIAQKLKESNEPILYLAERYGFESQQTLTRTFKNYFDVPPHKFRITNMHGESRYLLPLNQCHC
- the marB gene encoding multiple antibiotic resistance protein MarB translates to MKFLSSAMLALLLVVSGQSVAEQTAQPTTQTNRDVMVIPTAHDQSPFDFNHMGAGSDKSDELGVPYYNRYDL